Proteins co-encoded in one Christiangramia fulva genomic window:
- a CDS encoding HYR domain-containing protein has product MKKEDRKCGSAGFSLKNCLVFFLVFFLFILKSIQAQTPQNTSPTYTHLSHVDLPTVSTSELNSDDLTIAIATGPQNFVYVLTFGSGVQKRDADGNLVKSNFITGLSSPFDIAVDEDGFIYIADFFAGGDTWADNGQVKIYDSNGNYIRSILTSYFRPMGIDVDENYVYIAEYNDGKKGPESTPSSRIRIVDKATGAAIKVNNNVTLPYRIANDSKGNVYVSQEGGGSPGVYIFDSNLSPKGKLSNIQSPGSVVIDDFDFIHVIEYAGRIDFGKFITSTDDFFYLYGVAHTLYDAVQDQVFGVKIFSPNYQFKTFYKEEIHFPLDIAFNHCDRMYIDDSEIFGTHVDEKIGFIRIHTFAPSKLEFDLEIYQRTPAFDITPPEITCPNSFEQNTDPGKNYATVTYSAPTASDACGYTLELIDGLASGSQFPIGDTKVTYQATDNFSNSSTCSFIVTVKASAESPTFDCPDPNQRTVLELDENCDYIVPDYSGKITNFQHFTSTPYFVQSSTRSGNILNVTIEVFDGEGGDKVGECSFPVDLEDQIPPTVTCPETIKVPYTDKKEYQIPDFTADIVITDNCSESFTITQTPKMGTIIDKDTTVELTVLDEKNNQSGCNFKIEFFKETKLEILNCPGAQTFEVDDNCAYLIPDIAKTIETNIPEANVTQSIGAGFEVHGSLTLTITAKFEDQTATCEVKLIAEDNILPTINCPGDQTEIVAAGEGFKLPNYVLQATYNDNCYVASLKQEPDVQTVIYQTTEVTLYAVDGSGNESSCSFMVNLEEAEAPKIDCITNYSVYSNENCEYFVPDFSEILSYSPSGAVITQDPEAGALIDPNSDPYITVTATYNDKTDNCNVYLEFKDDTDPMIDCPGNQTVSIAPNTTYSLPDYTSQVTVSDNCGMSQIIQEPAEGTEVTSDTEIKITAVDDAGNSDFCTFQLQINIVENLAINCPGDKEFSFDENCAFELPDFTGEAEVINGNGLQVSQSPSPGTIITSENTEIELSVEKDGEKATCSFTLNLSDKMDPVVICKNGYEINLQEGETITLDAAELDNGSYDNCSESLSFSMNITQFTASDEGEVPVILTATDEAGNSGICETTVKVIVDRQGNQPPTARDDNYETLEGVGLNVNSSEGVLKNDSDPESDPITAILDTDVSHGDLQLNEDGSFEYTPETGFFGQDFFTYHVSDGQNNSETAMVTITVVPDDFGDFTCAQEVVLALDEDGEAALNMEDLYFGNADGSELSVSQQLFSCDDIGENTIVLSYSGRNNGSCEIRVQVVDEKAPVLKVKNIGIDLNEQGVATIDFAGINNGSYDNCDGKVTYTLSKYVFTCMDLGENTVEVTAEDNNGNISHAQVVVKVFAEAGICDKPGQGSDYIFIYPNPNSGEFKVATPADISISRIEVFDNRGRFISSKAFTTEENSYEMILIPLEEGVYVLNIITNKGKVIRRLIYKR; this is encoded by the coding sequence GTGAAAAAAGAAGACCGAAAATGTGGTAGCGCGGGCTTTTCATTAAAGAATTGCCTTGTTTTCTTTTTAGTTTTTTTTCTCTTTATTTTAAAGTCTATTCAGGCACAAACCCCCCAAAATACATCTCCCACTTATACTCACCTAAGTCATGTAGATTTACCTACTGTAAGCACGAGTGAGCTGAATTCTGATGATCTCACCATAGCGATTGCTACAGGACCACAAAACTTTGTATATGTACTTACTTTTGGAAGTGGAGTTCAAAAAAGAGATGCAGATGGAAATTTGGTAAAATCAAATTTCATTACCGGATTAAGTAGCCCTTTTGATATTGCTGTAGATGAAGATGGTTTTATTTATATAGCTGATTTTTTTGCGGGAGGTGATACATGGGCGGATAATGGTCAGGTTAAAATCTATGATTCCAATGGAAACTATATTAGATCAATTCTTACCTCTTATTTCAGGCCAATGGGAATTGATGTAGATGAAAATTATGTTTATATAGCTGAATATAATGATGGAAAAAAAGGGCCAGAAAGTACACCTTCCAGCAGAATCCGTATAGTTGATAAGGCAACCGGGGCCGCAATTAAGGTAAATAATAATGTTACACTTCCTTATAGAATTGCCAACGATTCGAAAGGGAATGTATATGTTAGCCAGGAAGGAGGAGGAAGCCCTGGTGTGTATATTTTTGATTCTAATTTATCCCCAAAAGGGAAATTATCTAATATTCAATCTCCGGGTAGCGTTGTAATCGATGATTTCGATTTTATTCATGTTATCGAATATGCAGGGAGAATAGATTTTGGTAAATTTATAACTTCCACGGATGATTTTTTTTATTTGTATGGTGTTGCTCATACATTGTATGATGCAGTTCAAGATCAGGTTTTTGGTGTAAAAATATTCTCCCCAAATTATCAATTTAAAACTTTTTATAAAGAAGAAATCCACTTCCCTTTAGATATAGCATTTAATCATTGTGACAGGATGTATATTGATGATTCTGAAATTTTCGGAACTCATGTTGATGAAAAAATTGGTTTCATTAGAATACACACTTTCGCACCATCAAAGTTAGAATTTGACCTTGAAATCTATCAACGTACACCTGCATTCGATATAACACCTCCAGAAATTACATGTCCGAATAGTTTCGAACAGAATACCGATCCTGGGAAAAATTATGCAACGGTAACTTATTCCGCTCCTACAGCTTCAGATGCTTGTGGATATACTTTAGAATTAATAGACGGTCTTGCTTCAGGGAGTCAGTTCCCAATAGGTGATACAAAGGTGACCTATCAGGCAACTGATAATTTTAGTAATTCAAGTACCTGCTCTTTCATAGTTACCGTTAAAGCTTCAGCCGAATCACCAACTTTCGATTGTCCTGACCCCAATCAGAGAACCGTACTGGAATTGGATGAAAATTGTGATTATATAGTTCCGGATTATTCGGGTAAAATCACAAATTTTCAACATTTTACTTCAACTCCGTATTTTGTGCAGAGCTCCACAAGGTCGGGGAATATATTAAATGTCACCATCGAAGTTTTTGATGGCGAAGGTGGTGATAAAGTTGGAGAATGTTCCTTTCCGGTAGATTTGGAAGATCAAATCCCACCGACCGTAACTTGTCCAGAAACTATAAAAGTTCCTTATACCGATAAGAAAGAATACCAAATTCCTGATTTTACTGCTGACATAGTAATAACAGATAATTGTTCAGAAAGCTTTACGATTACCCAAACTCCCAAAATGGGGACCATTATAGACAAGGATACTACAGTAGAACTTACTGTTTTAGACGAAAAAAATAATCAGTCGGGATGTAATTTTAAAATAGAGTTTTTTAAAGAAACCAAGCTGGAAATTCTTAACTGTCCTGGTGCTCAGACTTTCGAGGTAGATGATAATTGTGCGTACCTCATTCCTGATATAGCCAAAACAATAGAGACAAATATTCCAGAGGCAAATGTTACCCAAAGTATAGGAGCTGGTTTTGAGGTACATGGTTCACTTACGCTAACAATTACAGCTAAATTTGAGGATCAAACAGCAACCTGTGAAGTAAAATTAATTGCTGAGGATAATATTCTTCCCACGATAAACTGTCCTGGTGATCAAACGGAAATAGTAGCAGCAGGAGAAGGTTTTAAGTTACCTAATTACGTGCTGCAGGCTACCTACAATGATAATTGCTATGTAGCCAGTTTAAAGCAGGAGCCTGATGTGCAAACGGTAATATATCAAACTACAGAAGTTACTTTATATGCAGTAGATGGATCAGGTAATGAAAGCAGTTGCTCATTTATGGTTAATCTTGAAGAAGCCGAAGCTCCAAAAATCGACTGTATCACGAATTACAGCGTGTATTCCAATGAAAATTGTGAATATTTTGTACCTGATTTTTCTGAAATTCTCTCTTATAGTCCGTCGGGAGCTGTGATCACTCAGGATCCTGAAGCGGGGGCCTTAATCGACCCTAATTCCGATCCTTATATCACCGTGACCGCCACCTATAATGATAAAACCGATAATTGCAATGTGTATCTGGAGTTTAAAGATGATACCGATCCCATGATCGACTGTCCCGGCAATCAAACCGTCAGTATAGCTCCAAATACCACTTATTCCTTGCCCGATTATACCTCCCAGGTAACCGTTAGCGATAACTGCGGAATGTCCCAAATTATCCAGGAACCCGCAGAGGGAACCGAAGTGACTTCTGATACCGAAATTAAAATAACCGCGGTAGATGATGCCGGTAATTCTGATTTCTGCACTTTTCAGCTGCAAATAAATATCGTGGAAAACCTGGCCATCAATTGTCCGGGTGATAAAGAATTTTCATTCGATGAGAACTGCGCTTTTGAATTACCCGATTTTACCGGGGAAGCTGAGGTGATCAATGGCAACGGATTACAGGTAAGTCAGTCGCCGTCACCAGGAACGATCATCACCAGTGAAAATACAGAGATCGAACTGAGCGTGGAAAAAGATGGGGAAAAGGCTACCTGTTCCTTTACTCTTAATCTCAGCGATAAGATGGATCCTGTGGTGATCTGTAAAAATGGATATGAAATAAACCTTCAGGAAGGGGAGACAATTACTTTGGATGCGGCCGAACTCGATAATGGCAGTTATGACAACTGCAGTGAGAGCCTTTCTTTCAGCATGAATATCACCCAATTTACCGCCAGTGATGAAGGGGAAGTTCCGGTAATCCTAACTGCAACCGATGAGGCCGGAAACAGTGGGATCTGTGAAACTACGGTAAAGGTGATCGTTGACCGACAGGGGAACCAGCCTCCAACTGCAAGGGACGATAATTATGAGACTTTAGAGGGAGTAGGGCTAAACGTAAATTCATCTGAGGGAGTTCTTAAGAACGACAGCGATCCTGAATCTGATCCTATCACCGCCATACTCGATACCGATGTTTCCCACGGCGATCTGCAGTTAAATGAAGACGGTTCATTTGAATATACTCCCGAAACAGGCTTTTTCGGGCAGGATTTCTTTACCTATCATGTTAGCGACGGCCAGAATAATTCTGAAACCGCGATGGTCACCATTACCGTAGTTCCCGATGATTTCGGGGATTTTACCTGTGCGCAGGAGGTGGTGCTTGCCCTCGATGAAGACGGAGAAGCAGCTCTCAATATGGAGGATCTGTATTTTGGAAATGCCGATGGCAGTGAACTTTCTGTGAGTCAGCAATTATTTAGCTGTGATGATATTGGGGAAAATACGATAGTTCTTTCCTATTCTGGAAGGAACAACGGTTCCTGTGAAATCAGGGTGCAGGTGGTTGATGAAAAAGCTCCGGTTCTCAAAGTAAAAAATATAGGTATAGATCTCAATGAGCAGGGTGTGGCCACGATAGATTTTGCAGGTATCAATAACGGCTCTTATGACAACTGCGATGGAAAAGTTACCTATACGCTTAGCAAATATGTGTTTACCTGTATGGATCTGGGAGAAAATACCGTTGAGGTCACCGCGGAAGACAACAACGGAAACATAAGCCATGCGCAGGTAGTGGTGAAAGTATTCGCCGAAGCCGGAATTTGCGATAAACCGGGACAGGGTTCAGATTATATCTTTATTTATCCCAATCCCAATTCCGGGGAGTTTAAGGTCGCCACGCCGGCAGATATTAGTATTTCCCGGATAGAGGTTTTTGATAATCGCGGCAGGTTTATCTCTTCAAAGGCTTTTACAACAGAAGAAAACTCTTATGAAATGATTCTCATTCCCCTTGAGGAAGGAGTTTACGTGCTTAATATCATTACCAATAAAGGAAAGGTTATTCGTAGATTGATCTATAAGCGTTGA
- a CDS encoding response regulator transcription factor has translation METENKKILLVEDDPNFGTVLKDYLAMNDYEVTHAKNGMEGFEKFKKDDFDLCILDVMMPYKDGFTLAKEIRDKNEEIPIIFLTAKAMKEDVLKGYKVGADDYLNKPFDSEVLLMKIKAIMQRKATDSVADSKQFEFEIGDFHLNSKLRFLTFRDEEPQKLSPKENELLRLLALHENDLMPRELALTKIWRDDNYFTSRSMDVYIAKLRKYLKKDENVEILNIHGEGFRLVVKNKEETEA, from the coding sequence ATGGAAACTGAAAACAAGAAAATTCTATTAGTAGAAGACGATCCGAATTTCGGAACGGTTCTAAAAGATTACCTGGCCATGAATGATTATGAGGTCACTCATGCGAAAAACGGAATGGAAGGATTCGAAAAATTCAAAAAAGACGATTTCGATCTTTGCATTCTCGATGTGATGATGCCTTATAAAGACGGATTCACGCTGGCCAAGGAAATAAGAGATAAAAATGAGGAAATTCCGATCATTTTCCTTACCGCCAAGGCGATGAAGGAAGATGTTCTTAAAGGATATAAGGTTGGAGCTGATGATTATCTAAACAAACCCTTCGACAGCGAAGTGCTGTTGATGAAGATCAAGGCGATCATGCAGCGTAAGGCGACCGACAGCGTGGCTGACAGCAAGCAGTTCGAATTTGAGATCGGTGATTTTCACCTGAATTCAAAATTGAGATTTTTGACCTTCAGGGATGAAGAACCTCAAAAATTATCACCTAAAGAGAACGAATTGCTAAGATTACTGGCTTTACATGAAAATGATCTAATGCCAAGAGAGCTGGCACTTACCAAGATCTGGAGAGACGATAACTATTTTACTTCCAGAAGTATGGATGTGTATATCGCCAAGCTTAGAAAGTATCTTAAAAAAGACGAAAATGTGGAAATACTGAATATCCACGGAGAAGGCTTTAGACTTGTAGTAAAAAACAAGGAAGAAACCGAAGCATAG
- a CDS encoding sensor histidine kinase produces MNKKLFVLLVVLMSLSLIGIIFVQGYWIKSTIDDREAQFSYEAKQVLLNVSEEIQNLEFEKYYFQIKNPDSTNSRLNDVSVSEYFYSGQDPNQNETYFSTETVLEEDYKVSSGFLDFAQDSIQFTKMIKKKVTDIMRNKDLEGNNLSARQRIAHIEQISRMEEVEKDILRSAIAEEVQRLPIHQRVSGETIENLLTKEMKDRDLSSKFEYAVYNNGIATNLHSENFDLNFPATYAVPLFMDRVGGSGYRLLVNFTNKKEQVLSSVILMASLSIIFTLIIVIAYSSALSQLIRQRQISQIKTDFINNMTHEFKTPIATINLALDAIKNPKVIADDEKVARYLQMIKDENKRMHAQVENVLRISKLEKNELDLKKERQQLHDIIEDAITHVELIVEDRGGYLQTHFGALRSSILANRDHFTNVIVNILDNAIKYSEGPPKIDIYTSNVKNYICCEIRDQGTGMSKQVQKKIFDKFYREHTGDIHNVKGHGLGLAYARQIIEDHHGEISVMSEKGKGSTFTIKLPLIS; encoded by the coding sequence ATGAACAAGAAGCTTTTTGTCCTTCTCGTAGTCCTGATGAGTTTATCCCTTATAGGTATCATTTTCGTTCAGGGATATTGGATCAAAAGCACGATAGATGATAGGGAAGCGCAGTTTTCGTATGAGGCGAAACAGGTGCTGTTAAATGTGTCCGAAGAAATTCAGAATCTCGAATTTGAAAAATATTATTTTCAGATAAAAAATCCTGATAGCACCAACAGCAGGCTAAATGACGTTAGCGTTTCTGAATATTTTTATTCAGGCCAGGACCCAAACCAGAATGAAACTTACTTCAGTACTGAAACAGTTTTAGAAGAAGATTATAAGGTTTCTTCGGGTTTTCTTGATTTTGCCCAGGACAGTATCCAGTTCACCAAGATGATCAAAAAAAAGGTGACTGATATTATGAGGAATAAGGATCTTGAGGGTAATAATCTAAGCGCGCGTCAGCGAATCGCACATATTGAACAGATCTCCAGGATGGAGGAAGTAGAAAAGGATATTCTGAGATCTGCGATTGCCGAAGAAGTTCAAAGGCTGCCTATTCATCAAAGAGTGTCTGGAGAGACCATAGAAAATCTTTTGACGAAGGAAATGAAAGACAGGGATCTCAGCTCCAAATTTGAATACGCGGTTTATAATAATGGAATAGCCACAAATCTGCATTCTGAAAATTTTGATCTGAACTTTCCTGCGACCTATGCTGTGCCTTTGTTTATGGACCGGGTTGGAGGCAGCGGATACCGGCTGCTGGTGAACTTTACGAATAAAAAAGAACAGGTATTGTCTTCAGTGATCCTGATGGCAAGTCTGTCTATCATATTTACCCTTATCATAGTGATCGCGTATTCCAGTGCGCTTTCGCAACTGATAAGACAACGACAGATCTCGCAGATAAAGACCGATTTTATCAATAATATGACCCATGAGTTCAAAACGCCCATTGCGACCATTAACCTCGCGCTGGACGCCATTAAGAATCCAAAGGTCATTGCAGATGATGAAAAGGTCGCCCGTTATTTGCAGATGATAAAAGACGAAAATAAGAGAATGCACGCACAGGTAGAAAATGTTTTGCGCATTTCAAAGCTTGAAAAGAATGAGCTGGACCTGAAAAAGGAAAGGCAGCAGTTGCATGACATTATAGAAGATGCCATCACCCATGTAGAATTGATCGTAGAAGATCGCGGTGGTTACCTTCAAACCCATTTTGGTGCTTTAAGGTCATCAATCCTGGCTAACCGGGATCATTTTACAAATGTGATCGTTAATATTTTGGACAACGCGATAAAATATTCCGAAGGTCCGCCAAAGATCGATATCTACACCAGCAATGTAAAAAATTACATCTGTTGTGAAATCCGTGATCAGGGAACGGGGATGAGCAAGCAGGTACAAAAGAAAATATTCGATAAGTTTTACCGGGAACATACCGGCGATATTCATAATGTGAAGGGACACGGCCTCGGATTGGCCTACGCCCGGCAGATAATTGAAGATCATCACGGTGAGATCTCGGTAATGAGCGAAAAAGGAAAAGGAAGCACCTTTACAATTAAACTACCACTAATATCTTAA
- the coaE gene encoding dephospho-CoA kinase (Dephospho-CoA kinase (CoaE) performs the final step in coenzyme A biosynthesis.) — protein sequence MITVGLTGGIGSGKTTIAGFFRELEVPVYIADEAGKRLMETSEEIRNKIIEIFGKEAYKNGLPDRKLIASRVFKDKALLEKLNNIIHPAVADDFNEWKARQKAAYVLYEAAILFETGAYKKVDFSILVTAPKETRIKRLQKRDNSSPEEIADRMNNQWDDERKSKLADFVIENTDLGHSREQVKDIHFEILKAGQNSQKFC from the coding sequence ATGATAACGGTAGGACTCACCGGCGGAATTGGCAGCGGAAAAACGACCATAGCAGGTTTTTTCAGGGAGCTTGAGGTGCCGGTTTATATTGCCGATGAAGCCGGAAAACGCCTGATGGAAACTTCGGAAGAGATCAGAAATAAAATCATCGAAATCTTCGGAAAGGAAGCTTATAAAAATGGCCTTCCGGATAGAAAACTTATCGCCTCACGCGTCTTTAAAGACAAGGCCCTTCTTGAAAAATTAAACAATATCATTCATCCCGCAGTGGCTGACGATTTCAACGAATGGAAGGCCCGGCAAAAGGCAGCTTATGTTCTTTATGAAGCCGCGATCCTGTTTGAAACGGGAGCTTATAAAAAGGTAGATTTCAGTATTCTGGTCACTGCTCCCAAGGAAACCAGGATTAAAAGACTTCAAAAAAGGGATAATAGTTCCCCGGAAGAGATCGCCGACCGAATGAACAATCAGTGGGACGATGAAAGGAAATCTAAACTTGCCGATTTTGTTATTGAAAATACAGATTTAGGCCATAGCCGTGAACAGGTTAAGGATATTCACTTTGAAATCTTAAAAGCAGGTCAAAATTCGCAGAAGTTCTGTTAA
- a CDS encoding glycosyltransferase produces the protein MQPKYSFIIPVYNRPEEIRELLESMLQLRGNIPFEVIVVEDGSNLKSDKITEEYSPKLDIHYFYKSNSGPGDSRNFGMLKAKSDYFLILDSDVILPPDYLEEVEAFLNENSCDCFGGPDAAHESFSRVQKAIDYSMTSFFTTGGIRGGKKEGFQPRSFNMGLSREAFQASGGFGNIHPGEDPDLSLRLKEKRFNICLIPEAKVFHKRRIDWQKFYVQVKKFGMVRPILNKWHPGSGNVTYWFPLLFLIGLLISAGLATAGYFFYLGVYIIYFSVIVIDASIKTKSLYTGLMALRAVIVQFSGYGYGFLLSVFRIGILNRNPEEVFPQLFFKKTKSA, from the coding sequence ATGCAGCCCAAATATTCTTTTATTATTCCTGTTTACAACCGTCCTGAAGAGATCAGGGAACTGCTGGAAAGTATGCTTCAGCTCAGGGGAAATATTCCTTTTGAGGTTATTGTTGTGGAAGACGGTTCTAACCTGAAATCTGATAAGATCACAGAAGAATATTCCCCGAAGCTGGATATTCACTATTTCTATAAATCCAATTCCGGTCCCGGGGATTCCCGAAATTTCGGGATGCTGAAGGCTAAAAGTGATTATTTTCTTATCCTTGATTCAGATGTTATTCTTCCGCCTGATTATTTAGAGGAAGTGGAGGCTTTCCTGAATGAAAATAGCTGTGACTGTTTTGGCGGCCCCGATGCCGCGCACGAGTCTTTTTCACGGGTCCAGAAGGCGATTGATTACAGTATGACCTCTTTTTTTACAACCGGCGGAATCAGGGGAGGCAAAAAAGAGGGTTTTCAGCCACGAAGTTTTAATATGGGCCTGAGCCGCGAAGCCTTTCAGGCGAGCGGCGGCTTTGGAAACATACATCCGGGTGAAGATCCCGATTTGAGTTTGAGGTTGAAGGAAAAAAGGTTTAATATCTGCCTGATCCCTGAAGCGAAAGTTTTTCATAAGCGTAGGATAGACTGGCAAAAATTTTATGTGCAGGTAAAAAAATTCGGTATGGTAAGGCCAATTTTGAACAAATGGCATCCTGGTTCTGGAAATGTCACTTATTGGTTTCCGCTGCTATTTTTGATCGGATTGCTCATTTCAGCGGGACTGGCCACGGCAGGATATTTTTTTTATTTAGGAGTTTATATTATTTATTTTTCGGTAATTGTCATAGATGCTTCTATAAAGACGAAAAGCCTTTATACCGGGCTTATGGCCTTAAGGGCTGTGATCGTCCAGTTTTCGGGATACGGATACGGGTTTTTACTTTCGGTATTCAGAATAGGGATTTTAAATAGGAATCCTGAAGAGGTGTTTCCGCAATTGTTTTTCAAAAAAACTAAAAGTGCTTAA
- a CDS encoding enoyl-ACP reductase FabI: MSYNLLKGKRGIIFGALDENSIAWKTAETVHAEGGKFVLTNAPIAMRMGNIKDLAEKTGSEIIPADATSVEDLENLVEKSVEILGGKIDFVLHSIGMSVNVRKGNHYTDMNYDFTTKGWDVSAVSFHKVMQVLYKKDAMNEWGSIVALSYMAAQRVFPDYNDMADNKAYLESIARSFGYFFGKDKKVRVNTISQSPTPTTAGQGVKGFGGFIAFAEKTSPLGNATAQECANYTVSLFSDLTRKVTLQNLYHDGGFSNMGVSQEVMEAFDRNEEEK; the protein is encoded by the coding sequence ATGTCATATAACCTGTTGAAAGGGAAAAGAGGAATTATTTTCGGTGCGCTTGATGAGAATTCGATCGCCTGGAAAACTGCTGAAACCGTTCATGCCGAAGGAGGTAAATTTGTGCTTACCAATGCGCCAATAGCCATGAGAATGGGGAATATCAAGGATCTTGCTGAGAAAACGGGTTCTGAGATCATTCCTGCCGACGCAACAAGTGTGGAAGATCTTGAGAACCTAGTAGAGAAATCTGTGGAAATCCTGGGAGGGAAGATCGATTTTGTGCTTCATTCCATCGGGATGTCTGTGAATGTGCGAAAAGGGAATCACTACACCGATATGAATTACGATTTCACCACTAAAGGCTGGGATGTTTCTGCGGTTTCTTTTCATAAGGTGATGCAGGTGCTTTACAAAAAAGACGCGATGAATGAATGGGGAAGCATTGTTGCCCTGAGCTATATGGCGGCACAACGCGTTTTTCCTGATTATAACGATATGGCCGATAACAAAGCCTATCTGGAATCCATCGCTCGCAGTTTCGGATATTTCTTCGGAAAAGATAAAAAGGTGCGGGTAAATACAATTTCGCAATCTCCAACGCCCACTACGGCTGGACAGGGAGTAAAAGGCTTTGGCGGATTTATCGCTTTCGCGGAAAAAACGTCTCCCCTTGGGAATGCAACAGCCCAGGAATGTGCTAATTATACAGTATCTCTTTTCTCTGACCTTACCAGAAAGGTAACTCTCCAGAACCTTTATCACGATGGCGGATTTTCAAATATGGGAGTTAGCCAGGAGGTAATGGAAGCCTTTGACCGCAACGAGGAAGAAAAATAA
- the recN gene encoding DNA repair protein RecN, with translation MLTSLSIKNYALIEDINIRLENGFTIITGETGAGKSIMLGALGLLLGDRADFSSIRDPEKKCVIEGVFGITNYKLQSFFKKEDLDYEPNSIIRREILPSGKSRAFINDTPVTISALSKLGSYLIDIHSQHETLSLGNSEYQFNVIDTIAKNESVIIEYKKELKTYKALLARLEELKEEQSLAAKEYDYNLFLLKELEAANLKEGMQEELEERYEELNNVEELTENLSSALNLLQQEEIGSLESLKAVRAHLARISKFSTAYEAFHERIQSVIIELDDLETEMTAALDRVEANPEELETINQKLQAIYNLQKKHNAGDIAELLQIMSELREKVAVTENADSMVSEIEKEIKAQKEVVSKIADTLHENRKKIIPAFIEQTEQILKDLGMPNARLNIELEKGSEFLSNGRDKLEWYLAANKGGSFKEMKKAASGGELSRIMLAVKSILSAQSNLPTIIFDEIDTGVSGEIAQKMGEILKRMGNSMQVIAITHLPQIAGKGATHFKIFKEDSETATQTKILRLEENERIEELALMLGGNAKTDSALAHARALLN, from the coding sequence TTGCTCACATCTCTTTCGATAAAAAATTACGCGCTTATTGAAGATATCAATATTCGCCTGGAAAACGGTTTTACCATTATCACCGGGGAAACCGGTGCGGGAAAATCTATCATGCTTGGGGCTTTAGGATTGCTTTTGGGTGATCGCGCCGATTTCAGTTCCATCAGGGATCCGGAGAAAAAATGTGTGATCGAAGGCGTTTTCGGCATTACAAATTATAAACTTCAGAGTTTTTTCAAAAAAGAAGATCTCGATTATGAACCGAACAGTATCATAAGGCGGGAAATTCTTCCTTCGGGAAAATCACGAGCCTTTATTAATGATACACCGGTTACCATTTCAGCGCTTTCAAAACTGGGAAGTTATCTTATCGATATTCATAGCCAGCATGAGACCTTAAGCCTTGGAAATTCTGAATACCAGTTCAATGTCATCGATACTATCGCAAAGAACGAATCGGTGATCATTGAATATAAAAAGGAGCTGAAAACATATAAGGCGCTGCTGGCAAGACTTGAAGAACTTAAAGAAGAACAATCCCTTGCAGCTAAAGAATACGATTACAACTTGTTTCTTTTAAAAGAACTGGAAGCGGCGAATTTAAAGGAAGGTATGCAGGAGGAACTCGAGGAGAGGTATGAGGAGTTGAATAATGTGGAAGAACTGACCGAAAACCTCAGTTCTGCCCTAAATTTACTGCAGCAGGAAGAAATTGGTAGCCTTGAAAGTCTTAAAGCAGTGCGTGCCCACCTGGCCAGGATTTCCAAATTTTCTACGGCTTATGAAGCTTTTCATGAGCGTATCCAGAGTGTGATCATCGAACTTGACGATTTGGAGACCGAGATGACTGCTGCGCTGGACAGGGTAGAAGCCAATCCTGAAGAACTGGAAACCATCAACCAGAAATTACAGGCCATTTATAACCTTCAGAAAAAGCATAACGCGGGGGATATAGCAGAACTGCTTCAGATCATGAGTGAATTACGCGAAAAGGTCGCGGTGACCGAAAATGCCGATTCAATGGTTTCTGAAATCGAAAAGGAAATCAAAGCTCAAAAAGAGGTCGTTTCAAAGATCGCCGACACTCTTCACGAAAATCGGAAAAAAATAATCCCTGCATTTATCGAGCAAACCGAGCAGATCTTAAAAGACCTTGGGATGCCAAATGCACGTTTAAATATCGAGCTCGAAAAAGGAAGCGAATTTCTAAGCAACGGCCGGGATAAACTGGAATGGTACCTGGCGGCCAATAAAGGCGGCAGTTTTAAGGAGATGAAAAAGGCAGCTTCGGGAGGAGAATTATCCAGGATCATGCTTGCTGTAAAAAGTATTCTTTCGGCTCAAAGCAATTTACCTACCATTATTTTTGATGAGATCGATACGGGAGTTTCGGGTGAAATCGCTCAGAAGATGGGGGAAATCCTTAAAAGAATGGGCAATTCCATGCAGGTGATCGCCATAACCCACCTTCCGCAGATCGCCGGAAAAGGCGCTACTCATTTTAAAATTTTCAAAGAAGACAGTGAAACGGCCACGCAAACAAAGATCCTTCGGCTGGAGGAAAATGAGCGAATCGAAGAACTGGCCCTGATGCTTGGCGGAAATGCCAAAACCGATTCAGCTCTTGCTCATGCCCGGGCTCTTCTGAATTAA